The following nucleotide sequence is from Hippopotamus amphibius kiboko isolate mHipAmp2 chromosome 11, mHipAmp2.hap2, whole genome shotgun sequence.
TGAATCCAGCATGACCTCCAATACTGAATCCAGCATGACCTCTGGAGGGTCCAGCACAACCTCCGATACTGAATCCAGCATGACCTCCAATACTGAATCCAGCATGACCTCCGATACTGAATCCAGCATGACCTCCAATACTGAATCCAGCACAACCTCCGATACTGAATCCAGCATGACCTCTGGAGGGTCCAGCACAATCTCCGATACTGAATCCAGCATGACCTCCAATACTGAATCCAGCATGACCTCTGGAGGGTCCAGCACAACCTCCGATACTGAATCCAGCATGACCTCCAATACTGAATCCAGCATGACCTCTGATACTGAATCTAGCATGACCTCCGATACTGAATCCAGCATGAACTCTGGAGGGTCCAGCACAGTCTCTGGAGTGTCCAGCACAACCCTCAATGCTGGATCCAGCGTGCCCTCTGGAGGGACCAGCACAATCTCCAGTACTGGATCCAGTATGACCTCTGGAGGGACCAGCACACCTATCAACACTGGATCCAGCACAATCTCCAATGGGAACAACACAGCCTCCAACACTGGATCCAGTGCAACCACAGGAGACTCTGGTACATCTTTTCCAACTGGAACACACACAACTTCCAATAGAATTAGCACAAGTTCTGGAACTCCAGTGAATGAAGTGAAGCCCAGTGGGTCCCTGAAGCCATGGGAAATCTTCCTCATCACTCTGGTCTCGGTTGTAGTGGCCGTGGGATTCTTTGTTGGGCTCTTCTTCTGTGTGGTGAGTGCCTAATATGTAGGAAAGTGCCTGGGGGAAAGAGTAGCAGGAACATAAGGAAATGAGGTATGAATAGTAGGGCCACCAAGTTAGGGATGagtagggagg
It contains:
- the MUC21 gene encoding mucin-21; its protein translation is MSTPVNNESSPTSSESTTANTGSSATSSGTRTASNTASSMTYGGTSTATNSGSQVTSSGSSTTSNTESRMTSGGSSTTSDTESSMTSNTESSTTSNTESSMTSGGSSTISDTESSMTSNTESSMTSGGSSTTSDTESSMTSNTESSMTSDTESSMTSNTESSTTSDTESSMTSGGSSTISDTESSMTSNTESSMTSGGSSTTSDTESSMTSNTESSMTSDTESSMTSDTESSMNSGGSSTVSGVSSTTLNAGSSVPSGGTSTISSTGSSMTSGGTSTPINTGSSTISNGNNTASNTGSSATTGDSGTSFPTGTHTTSNRISTSSGTPVNEVKPSGSLKPWEIFLITLVSVVVAVGFFVGLFFCVRNSLSLRNVIDTAVYRPHGPNLGPGPGGNHGVHHRPRWSPNGFWRRPVSSVAMEMRESHNGL